One window from the genome of Bacteroidota bacterium encodes:
- a CDS encoding DUF4249 domain-containing protein: protein MEFQVLTLMKSLKNIAYIFTAGLLFTSCEKEIEVNLPHAPSEIVVEAYINQLNPLFNYVILSRTVDYFNPQLDLLGVKGAQVYITEGTLNGTDTTWDIANKKQLIELAPDSIPGIYFNPLLTGKEGKLYKLEITAEGKYIHGITTIPALIPLDSLTYEVKINPDNNKDTGKFMTIHFMEPTATGNNYRAMYRIGGDTNYFGWGSIFDGDDVFNDEIVNGVYRRFTYGRNFDFDDTISYYFSSIDRPAYNFWQSYDQARNNGGPFATPVQLKSTVVGGIGSFTGMAVSYKKLIIKRK from the coding sequence ATGGAATTTCAAGTTTTAACCCTCATGAAGTCATTAAAAAACATCGCATATATATTTACAGCTGGTTTACTTTTTACTTCGTGTGAAAAAGAGATTGAGGTAAATCTTCCCCACGCCCCTTCCGAAATTGTGGTTGAAGCTTACATTAACCAGCTAAACCCGCTGTTTAATTACGTAATTCTCTCTCGTACCGTTGACTACTTTAACCCACAGCTTGATTTGTTGGGGGTAAAGGGTGCACAGGTTTACATCACAGAAGGTACTTTAAATGGTACTGACACCACGTGGGATATAGCCAACAAAAAACAGCTTATTGAGTTAGCTCCTGACTCTATACCCGGTATCTATTTCAACCCTTTACTCACAGGTAAAGAGGGTAAACTGTATAAACTTGAAATTACTGCTGAAGGTAAATACATACACGGTATCACTACTATTCCTGCGCTTATACCGTTAGACAGCCTTACTTACGAAGTGAAAATAAACCCCGATAATAATAAAGATACCGGCAAGTTTATGACCATACACTTTATGGAGCCCACGGCTACAGGCAATAACTACCGAGCAATGTACCGCATTGGCGGTGATACAAACTATTTTGGATGGGGCAGCATTTTTGACGGCGATGATGTATTTAATGATGAGATTGTGAACGGCGTTTACCGACGTTTTACTTACGGGCGTAACTTTGATTTTGACGATACTATTAGCTATTACTTTAGCAGTATTGACCGACCTGCTTACAATTTTTGGCAATCATACGACCAAGCACGCAACAATGGGGGGCCGTTTGCTACACCCGTGCAGCTTAAATCAACGGTAGTTGG
- a CDS encoding TonB-dependent receptor has translation MQTVHKKLFISIFLLIISAAGAYAQKQLTLSGKITDDQSGEVLIGATVLCMGADTLGTTTDINGYYQLSVPAGQYNVKISYVGYKSVTVQLDVKANTGKNFKLEAEAMSVGEVEVQAEASDKNVKSIEMSTVSLSGKTIKQLPVIFGETDVLKSITLLPGIKSGGEGNTGFYVRGGGPDQNLVMLDEAVVYNASHLLGFFSVFNGDAVENVEVIKGGMPANYGGRLSSIVNVGMKEGDVYKTRVTGGIGLISSRLQIEGPIQKEKSSFVVSARRTYGDVLARPFLADSIKGNSLYFYDLNAKLTFNLGPKDRFYVIGYMGRDAFRFVNNRVNKFTFSVNWGNKIAGVRWNHTYNSKLTSNLSVIYNDYDLRSTAEFLSGSLNVYSGLRDVTSKLDYFYVPNKKVKVKYGAQYIYHTFIPGILSAQQSGVNINQTINRQFAHEGAGYVSVDYEASPRIYINAGLRYSLFDQIGPYKQPLYDELGAPTGETIEYKKGESIKLWQGAEPRFSFRYSIDATTSVKGSYTRTLQYLHLATSSSATLPTDLWVPSSKLVKPQVADQVAVGLFKNFKKDEYETSIEAYYKPMQNQIEFKPGAQLFFNQNLENEMVFGKGLSYGVEFLIKKTRGKTTGWIGYTWSKTTRTFNEFNYGNPYYYRYDRRHDISVVITHQINKKWNANFVFVYGSGNVLTLPQQRMTYNFGLSTQSPLPYFNIVDRYVDIANFRMPAYHRADVSFNYTPKPDNKKFQSSWNFSVYNLYSRANPYFIYFDPDVASQTVKARMVYLFPIIPSVTWNFKF, from the coding sequence ATGCAAACAGTACATAAAAAGTTATTTATATCCATATTTCTTCTAATCATTAGCGCCGCTGGGGCTTACGCCCAAAAGCAGTTAACGCTGAGCGGTAAAATAACTGACGACCAATCGGGCGAAGTTTTAATAGGAGCTACCGTTTTGTGCATGGGTGCTGATACATTAGGCACTACCACTGATATTAACGGATATTACCAACTCTCCGTTCCTGCTGGCCAATACAACGTAAAAATTTCTTACGTAGGGTATAAATCAGTTACCGTACAATTGGATGTAAAGGCCAATACAGGCAAGAATTTTAAGCTTGAGGCGGAAGCAATGAGCGTGGGTGAAGTTGAGGTGCAAGCCGAAGCCAGCGATAAAAACGTGAAAAGTATTGAAATGAGCACTGTTTCGCTATCAGGCAAAACCATCAAGCAATTGCCTGTTATATTTGGTGAAACCGACGTACTGAAAAGCATTACACTATTACCCGGTATTAAAAGCGGCGGTGAAGGAAACACGGGCTTTTACGTTCGTGGCGGCGGACCCGACCAAAACCTTGTGATGTTGGATGAAGCCGTAGTGTACAATGCTTCTCACCTCTTGGGTTTCTTCTCTGTATTTAATGGTGATGCCGTTGAAAATGTGGAAGTAATAAAGGGCGGTATGCCTGCCAATTACGGGGGACGTTTATCCTCAATTGTTAATGTGGGGATGAAAGAAGGCGATGTGTATAAAACCCGTGTAACGGGAGGTATAGGGCTTATTTCATCACGTTTGCAGATAGAAGGCCCCATACAAAAAGAAAAAAGTTCGTTTGTGGTAAGTGCCCGCCGTACCTACGGAGACGTGTTGGCGCGTCCCTTTTTGGCGGATAGTATAAAAGGTAACAGTCTTTATTTTTACGACCTGAATGCAAAACTAACGTTCAACCTCGGTCCAAAAGACCGCTTTTATGTTATCGGTTACATGGGCAGGGATGCTTTTAGGTTTGTAAACAACCGTGTAAATAAATTCACCTTCTCTGTAAACTGGGGTAACAAAATTGCCGGCGTACGCTGGAATCACACCTACAACTCTAAACTTACCTCAAACCTTAGTGTCATCTACAATGATTATGATTTAAGATCAACTGCCGAGTTTCTTAGCGGTTCATTAAATGTATATTCAGGTTTGCGTGATGTTACCTCCAAACTCGATTACTTTTATGTGCCCAATAAAAAGGTAAAAGTAAAATACGGAGCGCAATACATCTACCACACCTTTATTCCGGGCATTTTATCAGCACAGCAATCGGGAGTTAATATCAACCAAACCATCAACCGCCAATTTGCACATGAAGGCGCCGGCTATGTATCGGTAGATTATGAAGCCAGTCCTCGTATTTACATAAATGCAGGTCTCCGCTATTCATTGTTCGACCAAATCGGACCTTATAAACAGCCTCTTTATGACGAGTTAGGCGCTCCCACAGGAGAAACTATTGAGTATAAAAAAGGGGAATCGATAAAACTATGGCAAGGTGCCGAACCTCGTTTTTCATTCCGTTATTCAATAGATGCTACTACATCTGTAAAAGGCTCTTACACCCGCACCCTTCAATACTTGCACTTAGCCACCTCGTCATCGGCAACATTGCCTACTGATTTATGGGTGCCCAGTTCAAAATTGGTGAAGCCGCAGGTTGCCGACCAAGTTGCCGTTGGTTTGTTTAAAAACTTTAAAAAGGATGAGTACGAAACTTCTATCGAGGCTTACTACAAACCCATGCAAAACCAAATAGAGTTTAAGCCGGGGGCACAACTGTTCTTCAACCAAAACCTTGAAAACGAAATGGTGTTTGGCAAGGGGCTTTCGTACGGTGTTGAGTTTTTGATAAAGAAAACACGGGGCAAAACAACGGGTTGGATAGGTTATACATGGAGCAAAACCACTCGTACTTTTAACGAATTTAATTACGGAAACCCATACTATTACCGCTACGACAGGCGTCACGATATATCGGTGGTGATTACCCATCAGATTAATAAAAAGTGGAATGCCAACTTTGTATTTGTGTACGGTAGCGGCAACGTACTTACTTTGCCACAACAGCGTATGACGTATAATTTCGGGCTGAGCACACAATCGCCCCTACCCTATTTTAACATTGTTGACCGATATGTAGATATTGCGAATTTCAGGATGCCCGCTTATCACCGCGCTGATGTATCGTTTAACTATACTCCCAAACCTGACAATAAGAAATTCCAAAGCAGTTGGAATTTTTCGGTGTACAACTTGTATAGCCGCGCCAACCCCTATTTTATCTATTTCGACCCTGATGTAGCCTCACAAACTGTAAAGGCCCGCATGGTGTACCTATTCCCAATTATCCCTTCAGTTACATGGAATTTCAAGTTTTAA
- a CDS encoding S8 family serine peptidase, which produces MKKISAVILFLLPMFAFAGYGDTLKFWVQFTDKKNSPYSIQQPEAFLSKKAIERRAKFGIKITEEDFPVNPDYLKKVTATGVQVLNTSRWLNGVSIQTANNDVIKSLMALPFVKSIDKVGLYDSKDNSRLEYLMEMLMAVGEEEPLTTDGEMQPAIELTPYNKEYYGKGFNQIEMLNGAAMHRLGLTGKGVTIAVLDGGFMNVNKIKTFQHLYTNGQLLGTWDFVKQDSNVYDDNNHGMNVLSCMAARTPGKMVGTAPDASYWLLRTEDANTEFLIEEYNWVSGAEFADSAGVDIINSSLGYSTFDDNSTSHKYKQLDGKTSVASRAAGIAAQKGIIVCNAAGNEGNDEWTYIGAPADAEGILTVGGVNADSTFADFSSYGPTADGRLKPEVTAQATQAYVATVADVFVPNQGTSFASPILCGMVACLRQANPNKTVQEVIAALQLSGHQFAYPDTAFGNGIPNFIKANRYLGNDASFDYDKNSIETAPPKTFNKAFGVIVYLTKKQKIDARLNTTAGQTIRTFNTQGFEKGFNKVVFTELDGLKPGTYQIEIKIGGATHGFTLTKD; this is translated from the coding sequence ATGAAAAAGATTTCAGCAGTCATACTATTCCTTCTTCCAATGTTTGCTTTTGCAGGCTATGGAGATACCTTAAAATTTTGGGTACAGTTTACCGATAAGAAAAACAGCCCATACAGTATACAACAACCTGAAGCTTTTTTATCAAAAAAGGCCATTGAGCGCCGTGCCAAGTTTGGCATTAAAATTACCGAAGAGGATTTCCCTGTAAACCCTGATTACTTGAAAAAAGTAACCGCTACAGGCGTGCAGGTCTTAAACACTTCACGTTGGCTAAACGGAGTTTCAATACAAACCGCAAACAACGATGTTATTAAATCACTAATGGCATTGCCGTTTGTAAAAAGTATTGATAAGGTGGGGCTATACGATAGTAAAGACAACTCACGCCTTGAATACCTGATGGAAATGTTGATGGCTGTAGGCGAAGAAGAACCCCTTACCACCGACGGTGAAATGCAACCGGCTATTGAACTTACACCCTATAATAAAGAGTATTACGGAAAAGGGTTTAATCAAATTGAGATGTTGAACGGGGCTGCTATGCACCGCTTAGGCTTAACCGGAAAAGGGGTTACCATAGCCGTGCTTGACGGCGGTTTTATGAACGTGAACAAGATAAAAACCTTTCAGCACTTATATACCAACGGGCAACTATTAGGTACATGGGATTTTGTAAAACAAGACAGTAACGTTTACGACGATAACAATCACGGTATGAATGTATTGTCGTGCATGGCGGCGAGAACTCCCGGTAAAATGGTAGGTACTGCTCCCGATGCATCATACTGGTTGCTGCGTACCGAAGATGCCAATACTGAATTTCTGATTGAAGAATACAACTGGGTAAGCGGTGCTGAATTTGCCGACAGTGCCGGAGTAGATATTATCAATTCATCATTGGGCTACAGCACATTTGATGATAACAGCACCAGCCACAAATACAAACAACTTGACGGAAAAACCAGTGTAGCCAGCCGTGCCGCAGGCATTGCCGCACAAAAGGGAATTATTGTTTGTAATGCGGCGGGTAATGAAGGTAATGACGAATGGACTTATATAGGTGCCCCTGCGGATGCAGAAGGTATTCTTACAGTTGGCGGTGTAAACGCCGATAGTACGTTTGCCGATTTTAGCAGCTACGGCCCTACTGCTGATGGCAGGCTAAAACCCGAAGTAACTGCACAAGCAACACAAGCCTATGTAGCTACCGTTGCCGATGTTTTTGTGCCCAACCAAGGTACTTCGTTTGCATCGCCCATACTATGCGGTATGGTAGCCTGCTTGCGTCAGGCAAACCCCAACAAAACGGTACAAGAGGTAATAGCAGCCTTGCAACTTAGCGGCCACCAGTTTGCCTACCCTGATACCGCCTTTGGAAACGGCATACCAAACTTTATTAAAGCAAACCGTTACTTGGGCAATGATGCTTCTTTTGATTACGACAAAAACAGCATTGAGACTGCTCCTCCCAAAACTTTTAATAAAGCTTTCGGGGTTATTGTGTACCTTACCAAAAAACAGAAAATTGATGCCCGCCTTAATACAACCGCAGGGCAAACTATCAGAACGTTTAATACCCAAGGGTTTGAAAAAGGCTTCAATAAAGTTGTTTTTACTGAGCTAGACGGCCTTAAGCCCGGCACATATCAAATAGAAATTAAAATCGGAGGAGCTACCCACGGTTTTACTTTAACCAAAGATTAA
- the mnmA gene encoding tRNA 2-thiouridine(34) synthase MnmA, giving the protein MSKKGKILVAMSGGIDSTVTAIMLKEEGYEVVGITMKTWDYATSGVNGKETGCCSLDSINDARSISVQHGIHHMILDIRDEFGNFVIDNFVDEYLAGRTPNPCVLCNTHIKWEALLRRADMLDCEFIATGHYAKLNQNPDNDRYYISRGKDLNKDQSYVLWGLAQKNLARTRFPMGHYHKTEIKQMAIDMGYSELAKKSESYEICFVPDNDYRSFLKNKVEGLEERVNGGNFVRKDGTVIGKHRGYPFYTIGQRKGLEIAVGEPMFVVDIQPDTNTIVLGPQEELQRNGMWVRNLNLQKYGEIEGQMDALTKIRYKDAGSHAMIEQHDNRMKVLFNSKVNAIAPGQSAVFYDGDDVIGGGWIESSFEV; this is encoded by the coding sequence ATGAGTAAAAAAGGAAAAATATTAGTGGCCATGAGTGGCGGTATTGATAGTACCGTTACTGCCATTATGTTGAAAGAAGAAGGGTACGAAGTGGTGGGTATCACCATGAAAACATGGGATTATGCCACATCAGGCGTTAACGGTAAAGAAACAGGCTGTTGCAGCCTCGATTCTATAAACGATGCAAGAAGCATATCGGTACAGCACGGTATTCACCACATGATACTGGATATAAGGGATGAGTTTGGCAATTTTGTGATTGACAATTTTGTTGATGAATATTTGGCAGGCCGCACCCCAAACCCCTGTGTATTATGTAATACCCACATTAAATGGGAAGCCTTACTACGCCGTGCGGATATGTTGGATTGTGAGTTTATTGCCACAGGGCACTATGCTAAGCTAAACCAAAACCCTGACAACGACAGGTATTATATATCACGCGGTAAGGACTTGAATAAAGACCAATCGTATGTATTGTGGGGCTTGGCTCAAAAAAACCTTGCCCGTACCCGTTTCCCTATGGGGCATTACCACAAAACCGAGATTAAGCAAATGGCCATTGATATGGGCTATAGTGAACTTGCTAAAAAAAGCGAGAGCTACGAAATTTGCTTTGTACCCGATAATGATTACCGCAGCTTTTTGAAAAACAAAGTTGAAGGGCTTGAAGAACGTGTGAACGGCGGAAACTTTGTGCGTAAAGACGGTACTGTTATTGGCAAACACAGAGGTTATCCGTTTTATACTATCGGTCAACGAAAAGGACTTGAGATAGCTGTGGGCGAACCTATGTTTGTGGTTGACATTCAACCCGATACCAATACTATTGTTTTGGGACCTCAAGAAGAGTTGCAACGCAACGGTATGTGGGTGCGCAATCTTAACCTGCAAAAGTATGGTGAGATTGAAGGCCAAATGGATGCCTTAACCAAAATACGCTACAAAGATGCCGGTAGCCACGCAATGATTGAGCAACACGATAACCGCATGAAAGTGCTGTTTAACTCAAAAGTAAATGCTATTGCCCCCGGACAATCGGCAGTATTTTATGATGGTGATGATGTGATAGGCGGCGGATGGATTGAATCGAGCTTTGAAGTATAA
- a CDS encoding RNA polymerase sigma factor — MNEQLIDLCRNNDRKAQKRLYEYFFGKMYAVCLRYVKQEDDALEVLNAGFFKVFKNIAQFKNQGSFEGWVKRIVINTALDFIKEHKNYNQNIYPNTEYLDIYNGSTDNSVISKFNMQELTAMINQLPPMAKAVFNMYAIDGYSHKEISDQLNISEVTSRTYLHAARQKLKMLIKKKDKVEASYGQ, encoded by the coding sequence ATGAACGAGCAACTAATTGATTTATGTCGAAACAATGACCGTAAGGCCCAGAAAAGGCTTTATGAGTATTTTTTTGGCAAAATGTATGCGGTGTGCTTGCGGTATGTGAAACAGGAAGATGATGCTTTGGAGGTTTTGAATGCTGGTTTTTTTAAGGTGTTTAAAAACATAGCACAGTTTAAAAACCAAGGTAGTTTTGAAGGATGGGTGAAAAGGATTGTGATAAATACGGCTCTTGACTTTATTAAGGAGCACAAGAACTACAATCAGAATATTTACCCCAATACTGAGTATTTGGATATATATAATGGTAGTACTGATAACTCGGTAATATCAAAATTTAATATGCAGGAGTTGACGGCAATGATTAACCAATTGCCGCCAATGGCAAAAGCAGTGTTTAATATGTATGCTATTGACGGATATTCTCACAAGGAAATCAGCGACCAATTAAACATTTCAGAGGTTACATCGCGCACTTACCTTCATGCTGCAAGGCAGAAGTTAAAGATGCTTATTAAAAAAAAGGATAAGGTAGAAGCAAGTTATGGACAATAA
- a CDS encoding PorT family protein — MDNNMNDIDKFFRDNLEGQSSPYVPGAWDRMEAMLDNGTSGHLLQNANRYILASVVGAIVLAGSVVAYVSGYNSTNGSLAQKPVNVAATTIEAPAADNSSEQINAQTQDQASNTPNATDVTAANAGDNNNTTITKTTTAPRNNKQKGTTPPATVGDDDAEQPEQPSVAVTAVTVDDNKEVAEPVVVVDAPAVVETQTMLEKQSYLNGLLASKPYSIDGYVVTDEGVDAETKKSFNTFEALQAARRSEGSKRGIFSWNYGLAIGANFSPIISNTGGKGWGSGLYAGLFVNRAINTRFSVGLEASYLRRNSNSISRSITQTTYFFEKTTTTYFLVTKSFDYVQVPVSINYTASANHKFSAGLVSSILVNAQTEVVKNKQNSSETVQKTTTEKGVYEDLRRFGFGLSAGYEYRLPGMYSIGVRYHQQLNDLTINSYFNDGKKHLPADVQVFLKLNLNR, encoded by the coding sequence ATGGACAATAACATGAATGATATAGACAAGTTTTTCAGGGATAACCTTGAAGGCCAAAGCAGCCCGTATGTTCCCGGGGCATGGGATCGTATGGAGGCGATGCTTGATAATGGCACTTCAGGGCATTTACTGCAAAACGCAAACCGGTACATATTGGCCAGCGTGGTAGGGGCTATTGTACTGGCAGGTTCCGTTGTGGCCTATGTGTCAGGCTACAATTCAACCAACGGTTCGTTGGCACAAAAACCTGTTAATGTGGCAGCAACAACTATTGAAGCTCCAGCAGCTGATAACAGCAGCGAACAAATTAATGCCCAAACACAAGACCAAGCAAGTAACACCCCTAACGCAACTGATGTAACAGCTGCAAATGCAGGGGATAATAATAATACAACCATCACCAAAACAACTACAGCACCTCGCAACAATAAACAAAAAGGAACTACTCCTCCAGCAACTGTAGGGGATGATGATGCTGAACAGCCTGAACAACCTTCAGTGGCTGTTACTGCTGTAACTGTGGATGACAACAAAGAGGTTGCTGAACCCGTAGTTGTTGTTGATGCACCAGCCGTTGTTGAAACACAAACAATGCTTGAAAAGCAAAGCTACTTAAACGGACTTTTGGCCTCAAAACCATATTCTATAGATGGGTATGTAGTTACCGATGAGGGTGTGGATGCTGAAACTAAAAAATCATTTAACACTTTTGAGGCTTTGCAGGCAGCACGCCGCAGCGAAGGGTCAAAACGCGGCATATTTAGCTGGAATTATGGCTTGGCAATAGGTGCAAACTTTAGCCCCATCATTAGCAATACAGGAGGAAAAGGTTGGGGTAGCGGTTTGTATGCAGGTTTGTTTGTTAACCGTGCCATCAACACCCGTTTTTCAGTAGGGTTAGAAGCATCGTACCTGCGCAGAAACAGCAACAGCATTAGCCGTAGCATTACCCAAACCACTTATTTCTTTGAAAAAACTACTACTACTTATTTCCTTGTAACAAAATCATTTGATTACGTACAAGTGCCGGTAAGTATTAATTACACTGCATCGGCAAACCATAAGTTTAGCGCAGGACTTGTATCATCAATACTTGTAAATGCACAAACCGAAGTGGTGAAAAACAAGCAAAACAGCAGTGAAACTGTACAGAAAACCACAACCGAAAAAGGCGTGTATGAAGATTTGCGCAGGTTTGGCTTTGGCTTATCGGCAGGATACGAATACAGACTGCCCGGTATGTACAGTATAGGAGTGCGCTACCATCAGCAATTAAACGATTTAACTATTAACAGCTATTTTAATGATGGCAAAAAACACCTGCCTGCTGATGTGCAAGTGTTTTTGAAATTGAATTTGAACAGATAA
- the rfaE2 gene encoding D-glycero-beta-D-manno-heptose 1-phosphate adenylyltransferase — translation MNLHQKIQNKVINTPEQLETLLADWHSKGYKVVFTNGCFDLLHRGHVDYLAKARDLGDVLFLGLNTDASVSTLKGPHRPIQDEQSRMQIMATLECVDAVMLFNEETPYELIKKVQPDVLVKGADYKPENIVGYDIVTAKGGSVITLEYLPGYSTTGIEKKIKLA, via the coding sequence GTGAATCTTCATCAGAAAATACAAAACAAGGTAATTAATACCCCCGAACAGCTTGAAACCCTGCTTGCCGATTGGCACAGTAAGGGCTACAAAGTGGTGTTTACCAACGGCTGTTTCGATTTGCTGCACCGCGGCCACGTGGATTATCTTGCCAAAGCCCGCGATTTGGGTGATGTGTTGTTTTTAGGATTGAATACCGATGCAAGTGTAAGCACCCTTAAAGGCCCTCACCGCCCGATACAGGACGAGCAAAGCCGTATGCAAATTATGGCTACGCTGGAGTGTGTAGACGCTGTAATGCTGTTTAACGAAGAAACTCCTTACGAACTAATAAAGAAAGTGCAACCCGATGTTTTGGTAAAAGGTGCCGATTACAAGCCTGAAAACATTGTGGGATATGATATTGTTACTGCCAAAGGCGGCAGCGTTATCACGCTTGAATACCTACCCGGTTATTCAACCACGGGTATCGAAAAGAAAATAAAGCTGGCTTAA
- a CDS encoding flippase-like domain-containing protein: MSATLKKVLRYTIFIGISAAFIYMAFQGVKMDELIEKIKGAELSWVLAAIGAGIISCVSRALRWQIMAEPLGYKTGFWTTFHGIMVGYMVNFAIPRGGEVARAAIISKTEKIPLTTMIGTIVAERLVDLLCMGIVLLLAIGLQFDTLQQAFNLFSANKTDAASSGPSLIQIAGIAAVVGLAVFFIFRKKIQALPLYKKALDFIKGFADGIKSLLTIKKPIQFIFHSIVIWVMYYLMVYLCFFALDTTAHLGWEAGLTVLVMSTIAILLPAPGGMGTFHYFVSLGLTLYGIAENNGVVYATIAHASQMIMFIGVGSVSMILLLILQRKQLAGESSSENTKQGN; the protein is encoded by the coding sequence ATGTCGGCAACCTTAAAAAAAGTACTCCGTTACACCATTTTCATCGGTATTAGTGCTGCATTCATTTATATGGCCTTTCAAGGCGTTAAGATGGATGAGTTGATTGAAAAAATAAAAGGTGCCGAACTTAGCTGGGTGCTGGCTGCCATTGGTGCGGGTATAATTAGCTGTGTAAGCCGTGCTTTGCGCTGGCAAATTATGGCTGAACCCTTGGGCTACAAAACCGGTTTCTGGACCACCTTTCATGGTATTATGGTAGGCTACATGGTAAACTTTGCCATCCCTCGCGGGGGTGAGGTAGCCCGTGCTGCTATTATCTCTAAAACAGAGAAAATACCGCTTACTACCATGATTGGTACCATTGTAGCCGAACGTTTGGTGGATTTGCTGTGCATGGGCATTGTATTGTTATTAGCCATCGGCCTGCAGTTTGATACGCTGCAACAGGCGTTCAACTTGTTTTCGGCAAACAAAACCGATGCTGCAAGCAGCGGCCCAAGCCTGATACAAATTGCAGGTATTGCGGCTGTAGTAGGTTTAGCAGTGTTTTTTATCTTCCGTAAAAAAATACAAGCACTGCCTTTGTATAAAAAAGCACTTGATTTTATAAAAGGCTTTGCCGACGGTATAAAAAGCCTTCTTACTATTAAAAAACCGATACAGTTTATCTTCCACTCAATTGTAATTTGGGTAATGTATTACCTGATGGTGTACTTGTGCTTTTTTGCACTGGATACTACCGCACATTTGGGTTGGGAAGCAGGTTTAACTGTATTGGTAATGAGTACCATTGCAATTTTATTACCTGCCCCGGGCGGTATGGGCACGTTTCACTATTTTGTTTCGCTGGGTCTTACGCTGTATGGCATTGCCGAAAACAACGGAGTGGTGTACGCAACCATCGCCCACGCATCACAAATGATTATGTTTATTGGTGTGGGTAGTGTAAGCATGATTCTTTTACTGATTTTACAACGCAAACAATTGGCGGGTGAATCTTCATCAGAAAATACAAAACAAGGTAATTAA
- a CDS encoding aspartate 1-decarboxylase, translating into MIIEVLKSKIHRAKITQTELHYVGSITLDEDLMDAANLIENEKVQIVNINNGERFETYVIKGERGTGMVCLNGPAARKAQKGDLVIVISYCQMDFEKAKTHKPTLAYPDDNNRVIK; encoded by the coding sequence ATGATAATTGAAGTATTAAAATCTAAAATCCACAGGGCAAAAATCACGCAAACTGAATTGCACTATGTGGGCAGCATTACGCTGGACGAGGACTTAATGGACGCTGCAAACCTGATTGAAAACGAGAAGGTGCAGATTGTGAACATTAACAACGGCGAGAGGTTTGAAACCTACGTAATTAAAGGTGAGCGCGGAACCGGAATGGTGTGCCTGAACGGACCCGCAGCCCGCAAAGCGCAAAAAGGCGATTTGGTAATTGTGATTTCATACTGCCAAATGGACTTTGAAAAAGCCAAAACCCACAAGCCAACCTTGGCTTACCCTGATGATAACAACCGCGTGATTAAATAA